In one Eulemur rufifrons isolate Redbay chromosome 14, OSU_ERuf_1, whole genome shotgun sequence genomic region, the following are encoded:
- the AP5Z1 gene encoding AP-5 complex subunit zeta-1, translating into MFTVGAESLLQQAREIQAEELRKFCSRLSKLLREEDLGPDAVDCLRRLFLIVSATKYNRRLDKTCVDLLQATLCLPACPEPLQVLCAAILREMSPSDSLTLSCDHTHNTRQLSLVASVLLAQGDRREEVRTVAQHVLRALESRQPEGPSLRHLLPVMAKVVGLSPGALQEDQTSLLSKRLTDWLRYASVQQGLPHSGGFFSTSRARQPGPITEVDGAVATDFFTVLSTGHHFTEDQWLNVQAFSMLRAWLLHSGPEGPGAPDTDDKSELEGSTLSVISATSTAGRLLPPRERLREVAFEYCQRLIEQSTRRALRKGDSDLQKACLMEAVLVLDVLCRQDPSFLYRTLSCLKALHGRLSGDPACVRVLLPLARFFLTHGEAAAVDSEAVYQHLFTRVPAELFHSPMLAFEFVQFCRDNLHLFGGNLSILTLSFPNLFKFLAWNSPALTAEFVALLPALVDASTAVEMLHALLDLPCLTAALDLQLRSWPAASERPLWDTSLRNPSCLEAFRDPQFQGLFQHLLRPKASGTTQRLAPLHQLLQPMASCARVAQCAEAMPTLLHAFFSAVTQVASGALTNQLVLLLLERSDSLYRVPQFEARVHRVLSAQFLALCKLKPSLVVELARHLLQFLGSVSGVHGRASMVTSVVWAVGEYLSVTYDRRCTVEQINKFFEALEALLFEVTQSRPSAALPKCPPQVVTVLMTTLTKLASRSQDLIPRVALLLSKMRTLAQSPVAGSPHGEEGVEAIHTRATELLNLLKMPSVAQFVLTPSPEVCSPRYHRDVNTALPLALRTVSRLVEKEAGLLPG; encoded by the exons atgTTCACCGTGGGCGCGGAGAGTCTGCTCCAGCAGGCCAG GGAGATCCAGGCCGAGGAGCTGAGGAAGTTCTGCTCCCGGCTCAGCAAGCTGCTGCGGGAGGAAGACTTGGGGCCGGACGCCGTTGACTGTCTGCGGAGGCTTTTCCTCATCGTCTCGGCCACCAAGTATAACCGGAG GCTGGACAAGACATGTGTGGACTTGCTACAGGCCACCCTCTGCCTGCCTGCGTGTCCCGAGCCACTCCAGGTTCTCTGTGCCGCCATCCTGAGAGAGATGTCACCCTCTGACAGCCTGACCCTGTCCTGCGACCACACCCACAACACCCGGCAGCTGAGCCTGGTGGCCTCCGTCCTCTTGGCCCAG GGTGACAGAAGAGAGGAGGTCAGAACCGTGGCCCAGCACGTCCTGAGGGCCCTGGAGAGCCGGCAGCCCGAGGGGCCCAGCCTCAGGCACCTCCTCCCCGTCATGGCGAAGGTCGTGGGCCTCAGCCCAGGCGCCCTCCAGGAGG ACCAGACCAGCCTGCTCAGCAAGAGGCTCACTGACTGGCTCCGTTACGCCAGCGTCCAGCAAGGGCTCCCGCACTCCGGCGGCTTCTTCTCCACGTCCAGAGCCCGGCAG CCGGGCCCCATCACCGAAGTGGACGGGGCGGTGGCCACAGACTTCTTCACGGTGCTGTCCACGGGCCACCACTTCACGGAGGACCAGTGGCTGAACGTGCAGGCCTTCTCCATGCTGCGGGCCTGGCTGCTGCACAGCGGCCCCGAGGGCCCGGGTGCCCCAGACACAG ACGACAAGTCGGAGCTGGAGGGCTCCACCCTGTCGGTGATCTCTGCCACCTCCACCGCCGGCCGCCTCCTGCCCCCCCGGGAACGGCTGAGGGAGGTGGCCTTCGAGTACTGCCAGCGCCTCATCGAGCAGAGCACCCGGC GAGCCCTGAGGAAGGGGGACTCCGACCTGCAGAAAGCC TGCTTGATGGAGGCCGTGTTGGTCCTGGACGTGCTGTGCCGGCAGGACCCGTCCTTCCTCTACCGCACCCTGTCCTGCCTGAAGGCCCTGCACGGGCGGCTGAGCGGGGACCCGGCCTGCGTGCGGGTGCTGCTGCCTCTGGCCCGGTTCTTCCTGACGCACG GGGAGGCAGCCGCGGTGGACTCGGAAGCCGTGTACCAGCACCTGTTCACCAGGGTCCCCGCCGAGCTCTTCCACAGCCCCATGCTGGCCTTCGAGTTCGTCCAGTTCTGCAGGGACAACCTCCACCTGTTCGGCGGGAACCTCAGCATCCTCACGCTGAGCTTCCCCAACCTCTTTAAG TTCCTGGCCTGGAACAGCCCAGCGCTCACCGCCGAGTTCGTGGCGCTCCTCCCGGCTCTGGTGGACGCCAGCACGGCCGTGGAGATGCTGCACGCCCTGCTCGACCTGCCCTGCCTGACCGCGGCCCTGGACCTGCAGCTCAG GTCGTGGCCGGCTGCATCCGAGAGGCCGCTCTGGGACACCTCCCTCCGGAACCCCAGCTGCCTGGAGGCCTTCCGGGACCCACAGTTCCAGGGTCTCTTCCAGCACCTGCTGCGCCCCAAGGCCAGCGGCACCACACAGAG GTTGGCACCACTCCACCAGCTGCTGCAGCCCATGGCCAGCTGTGCCCGGGTGGCCCAGTGCGCTGAGGCCATGCCCACCCTGCTCCATGCGTTCTTCTCAGCAGTGACCCAG gtcGCCAGTGGGGCCCTGACCAACCAGCTGGTGCTGCTGCTTCTGGAGAGGAGCGACTCACTTTACCGAGTCCCGCAGTTCGAGGCCCGAGTGCACAG GGTGCTGAGCGCCCAGTTCCTGGCCCTGTGCAAGCTGAAGCCCTCCCTGGTGGTGGAGCTGGCGAGACACCTGCTGCAGTTCCTGGGCAGCGTGAGCGGTGTCCACGGCAGAGCGAGCATGGTCACCAGCGTG GTGTGGGCCGTTGGCGAATACCTGTCGGTGACCTATGACCGGAGGTGCACCGTGGAGCAGATCAACAAGTTCTTCGAAGCCTTGGAGGCCCTGCTGTTTGAGGTCACCCAGTCCCGCCCCTCCGCCGCCCTGCCCAAGTGTCCACCGCAGGTTGTCACCGTGCTTATGACCACACTGACCAAGCTGGCCTCCCGCAGCCAAGACCTGATCCCCAG GGTGGCTCTGTTGCTGTCAAAGATGAGGACACTGGCCCAGAGCCCTGTTGCCGGATCCCCGCATGGTGAGGAGGGCGTGGAGGCCATCCACACCCGGGCCACCGAGCTGCTGAACCTGCTGAAGATGCCCAGTGTGGCCCAGTTCGTGCTCACGCCGAGCCCGGAGGTGTGCAGCCCCCGCTATCACCGCGACGTCAACacagccctgcccctggccctgcgCACGGTCAGCCGGCTGGTGGAGAAGGAGGCCGGCCTCCTGCCCGGGTGA